The DNA window ACGGCAAGATTTTTCTGTCATTGTAGTCACCCAAACCGAGAGTCCCGAGACCATTCGCTCCCGTACACTTAACGGAGTTGTCATTGAAAATTGCACATGTTGTAAACGGGCCAGTGTAAATAGATTTTGCACCTTGAAAACCTGATACGGTCACTGGAGTTGCACGATCTGTGGTGTCTCCTAAACCCAATTGACCATAATTATTTCGACCGCCACATTTAACGCTATTATCAGACATAATTGCGCACATGTGAGCACCTAGTGCGATATCTTTTGCACCTTGGAAGACAGTTACTTCAGTGGGAACTGAAAATGCTGAAGATGTTCCGCTACCAAAATACCCTGTTCCAAAACACTTAACTTTGTCCTCTAAGGTGATCACGCATGTGCCAGAACCACCAGTATTTCGTAGAAGCTTGGCTTTTAGAATGGCAACTTCGCAGGTTGAACCAGTCTTTTCATAAGCGGTATCGCAAACTAGAGCAGCTGCAATTTTATTTTGACCAGCTTGAGTACCAGTATCGAAGTGCTCACCCAACGCGACGCCAACAGTGGCTTTGCCGCCTACAGCACCCGTAATGGCAATGTCAATTGAGCCAGCTGGTGACTGATAAGAGCGCTTGGGAGCAGAAGATGCGGGTGGGCATAGAGCATTGGATACAGAATTTCCGGTTGTTGTTTCAATACAACTTAGGATGGCGGTCGCCGCTACTTCTACAGTCCCGTCTCCGATGGCTAGAGAGGGTGTAGTATAGCTATACGTTCCTTGGTAGTTAGAGATCGCATCATTGCTTGGCGAAGAGAAACCGCCACCACCAGATCCCGAAAGACATCCAGTCAATATCTGTGTACTAGTTGCAATCAGCAATAGCGAAAACTTATTGGTCATCATCTTATACTCCATTCCCGAATCAACGTGAGTTGGGTAATGTCCTGAGTATTTTTCGACAACCAAGTAAACTATGTTTAGGATATTCCGGAATCCCGGATTGGAGCGTATCACTTAGGAGAGTTACGAAGTTGAACCTTTTTGATGCTTACGCGCACTAATCCTTCAAACATTTCAGTTTCTTCAAACAACTCAGCAATAGAGCTGACTTCTCGATTAACCTGAACCTCTCCTAACAGTAGCCTAGAGAAGTCTACTCCAAGGGACTGAGAAAGACGGAAAACTGCATGAAGATCTCGGGGAGAGTTTCCCGCAGTCCAGTCCGAAACGACGGATACACTGACCCCTGCCATTTGCGCTACCATCTTAAAGGTAAGTTTTCTTTCCTTCATGATCCCGGATAGTATTTTTCCAAAGGGCACTTCCTTGCGCCCACGTGGTTTAATCGTCTTTTTCATAGTTCGCCATTATGGGACTCAACTTGAGTCAGTTTAAGCTTATTCCGTCTTGTCGTAACTGTCCGGATTGTCGTATTAGACGATTGAAATCGTCTTCACTTTAGGGTGTCGAGATGCGATTACCTCTTCACATTCCCGGTTCAGAAACTCCAAGTTGGGACCGTAAAAATTTAGAACCTTGAAGCAGATATCCGCGATGTCTGCGCCTGTAAGTTCGTGCTTTGCAAGCTCCGTAATATCGTCTGTGCGTAAGGTTGGTGCATAGTCTTTCCATAGCTTTTCCCTGACAATAAAGGATGGTGAAGTGAACTCGAGGTGAAATAAGAACCGTCTTTTAAATGCCGGGTCCAATAGATCATACCTATTGGTTGCAGCAATCACGATACCGGGATACGCATCGAACCTTGTGAGCAGTTCGTTTGCCAAACTTAACTCATGTGTCCGTTTTGCGAAGTCCCGAGAAATGAAAAGGCTTTCGGCTTCGTCCACAAAAATCATCTCCGGTCTGTTTTCGTTGTACTTAAAATGTTCGCGGACATTTTTCTCGCTCTGACCAACATACATGCCGAGAATGTCTGATGGCGTGATTACCTTAAGGCTCATGTTGAGGTCTTCAGCAAATGCGTTGGCTAGGGCTGTTTTCCCGAGGCCAGGAGGCCCTGAGAATAGTAGCTTAATTCCTTTGGGAAATTGCTTTGGGTTTTGCTGAAACTTCAGTAAACCATAGTTAATAGGTTTGAGTCGTTCTTGAAAGTCCTGCTCAAAATTTAAGCGAGGAGATTTGATGTCTTTCTTCCGAAGCTTCTTAACGTCTTCAGGAGGAAGGAAGTAAGAGACTCTTTGGATAAAACTTTCTTTCAAGTTCTCAAATGTTTTAAACTCCGATTGGACGGATGCCAGATGAAAAATACTGTCGTAATACCCAGGAGCGAGATCAAATTTACTCAGTTCCCAGACTTCTCTATCCGAAAGTTCAAAGGCGTATTTTCTAGCCAACTTGGCTATGATCGATGATTTTTGATTGCAGCTCAGTTCTTGAATATCCAATGCATAGGTCATGCGTCTATCCAAACCGTAAGGTAATTCGTAGTTACTTGTGAATATTGCAATACCTTGGAATTCCTGGAATAGAATTCGCGCCCATCCAGCAGTTTTTTCTTCCTCTAGTGAGGACCAAAATAGTTGGTCAGCCTCGTCAAAGAACAGAATATAGTCTTGAGACTTGGCTTGTTCGCAGTAAAACTTCATGTATGTTTCTATCGTATTTTCATTGTACTTCAGTGAAATCCT is part of the Bdellovibrio sp. GT3 genome and encodes:
- a CDS encoding AAA family ATPase → MRNDHEYWDDIGFDDIEDVANASNSDFKHFLTAKELLSIPSMQTDDIHHLIGLEHLRILLTAALTQIKQGGNFKYLTAFAGSSNLPFLRSTDCLEKDNFFDKEDVDLVNLLIQKTVFLCHTTLKVIQDKLEPHYSKIRIRVDPEGLLQNQLHWDIYILHLSLSGFGFPKATLRRGARQRDAHLIYKLKERLSSLYSTDELERELSSSSYLFSRRVITVNLSQVGGNWDDMNLLTSDYTSRTFNKVKSGGSRASDEITPEHSIDELVLESKTREDIIKLCDSHLREDKSKSLTFLFKGPSGVGKTTLAHGIARYLGKKLLRISLKYNENTIETYMKFYCEQAKSQDYILFFDEADQLFWSSLEEEKTAGWARILFQEFQGIAIFTSNYELPYGLDRRMTYALDIQELSCNQKSSIIAKLARKYAFELSDREVWELSKFDLAPGYYDSIFHLASVQSEFKTFENLKESFIQRVSYFLPPEDVKKLRKKDIKSPRLNFEQDFQERLKPINYGLLKFQQNPKQFPKGIKLLFSGPPGLGKTALANAFAEDLNMSLKVITPSDILGMYVGQSEKNVREHFKYNENRPEMIFVDEAESLFISRDFAKRTHELSLANELLTRFDAYPGIVIAATNRYDLLDPAFKRRFLFHLEFTSPSFIVREKLWKDYAPTLRTDDITELAKHELTGADIADICFKVLNFYGPNLEFLNRECEEVIASRHPKVKTISIV
- a CDS encoding helix-turn-helix domain-containing protein; translation: MKKTIKPRGRKEVPFGKILSGIMKERKLTFKMVAQMAGVSVSVVSDWTAGNSPRDLHAVFRLSQSLGVDFSRLLLGEVQVNREVSSIAELFEETEMFEGLVRVSIKKVQLRNSPK
- a CDS encoding RCC1 domain-containing protein, which gives rise to MMTNKFSLLLIATSTQILTGCLSGSGGGGFSSPSNDAISNYQGTYSYTTPSLAIGDGTVEVAATAILSCIETTTGNSVSNALCPPASSAPKRSYQSPAGSIDIAITGAVGGKATVGVALGEHFDTGTQAGQNKIAAALVCDTAYEKTGSTCEVAILKAKLLRNTGGSGTCVITLEDKVKCFGTGYFGSGTSSAFSVPTEVTVFQGAKDIALGAHMCAIMSDNSVKCGGRNNYGQLGLGDTTDRATPVTVSGFQGAKSIYTGPFTTCAIFNDNSVKCTGANGLGTLGLGDYNDRKILP